A genomic window from Cucumis melo cultivar AY chromosome 8, USDA_Cmelo_AY_1.0, whole genome shotgun sequence includes:
- the LOC103485064 gene encoding uncharacterized protein LOC103485064 encodes MLRALSTRRCPHRYKFLAEDPTISLLEGKLRRATSLPTIVLGSGSRKSAFDITVPEFAQAKQKQSKRANKGGHPIFSFFDFRRKRKSTARPEFARYLEYLKEGGLWDLKANAPVIYFK; translated from the coding sequence ATGTTGAGAGCTTTGAGTACCAGGAGATGCCCTCACAGGTACAAGTTCCTCGCGGAGGATCCTACCATTAGCTTGTTGGAAGGAAAGCTGAGGAGGGCAACCAGTTTGCCAACCATAGTACTTGGTTCTGGATCGAGGAAATCGGCCTTTGACATTACAGTCCCCGAGTTTGCTCAAGCAAAACAGAAGCAGTCAAAGAGAGCTAACAAAGGAGGACACCCTATTTTCAGTTTCTTTGATTTTCGCCGCAAGAGGAAGTCGACAGCCAGGCCTGAATTTGCAAGGTATCTAGAGTATTTGAAGGAAGGAGGACTATGGGATTTGAAAGCAAATGCTCCTGTCATCTACTTTAAATGA
- the LOC103485065 gene encoding uncharacterized protein LOC103485065 translates to MPTFTTIALDRLLEPGTTKSIDKSLPKPKPALTFNRAPSTKLERRNSASVADRKVQRPQIKPALYTTPEATPLPDSPSSFPPSPYIVNHKRRGPRLLKSFSEDDVSHKKMNDKDVGNGSVERSDGNDVKLTEGASVTVTTPIPDKHGDRNGLDCASSSNIGENGCVDGDHGATAVQLVSSHNNHESSILTSSGIAQEKDSLKVVSNSESTGDNEDFFDPHDSLSVASNTDGEDNGFERSAKFGTPMGEFYDAWEELSSEGVPQPSISDIEPDQREMRLLMEIEKRKQAEEALNKLQCQWQRLREQLLLVGLTLPSDPTVATEGKQLDSDPAEELCQQVNLARFVSESIGKGIARAEVEAEMEAQLEVKNFEIARLLDRLHYYEAVNHEMSQRNQEAVDLARRERLRRKRRQRWIWGSVATAITLGTAVLAWSYLPSGKDLPSSNNSKAEHDDVTD, encoded by the exons ATGCCGACATTCACTACAATTGCATTGGACAGGTTGTTAGAACCTGGAACTACGAAATCTATTGATAAGTCCCTTCCTAAACCTAAGCCTGCTTTGACCTTTAACCGTGCTCCAAGCACGAAGTTGGAGAGGAGGAATAGCGCATCAGTTGCTGACAGAAAAGTTCAGCGGCCTCAAATAAAGCCAGCACTCTATACCACCCCAGAGGCAACTCCTCTTCCGGATTCACCATCTTCCTTCCCTCCTTCCCCTTATATTGTAAATCACAAGCGGCGTGGGCCTCGTCTCTTGAAGAGTTTCTCTGAGGATGATGTCTCTCATAAAAAGATGAATGATAAGGATGTAGGAAATGGGAGCGTGGAGCGTTCTGATGGAAATGATGTAAAATTGACTGAGGGTGCTTCTGTCACTGTTACCACACCTATTCCAGACAAACATGGAGACAGAAATGGTCTAGATTGTGCTAGTAGTAGTAATATTGGTGAAAATGGGTGTGTTGATGGTGATCATGGTGCTACAGCCGTTCAACTTGTAAGCAGTCACAACAATCATGAAAGCAGTATACTGACAAGTAGTGGTATTGCTCAGGAAAAGGATTCATTGAAGGTTGTGTCAAATTCAGAAAGTACTGGAGATAATGAAGACTTCTTTGATCCACATGATTCTTTGAGTGTTGCAAGTAACACGGATGGAGAGGATAATGGTTTTGAACGTTCAGCTAAGTTTGGTACTCCTATGGGTGAATTTTATGATGCTTGGGAAG AGCTTTCCTCTGAAGGGGTGCCACAACCATCCATTTCTGATATTGAACCCGATCAACGTGAAATGAGACTATTGATGGAAATAGAGAAACGAAAGCAGGCCGAGGAAGCACTGAATAAATTGCAGTGCCAGTGGCAGAGGCTCAGAGAACAGCTATTGCTTGTAGGATTGACCCTTCCTTCAGATCCCACAGTAGCCACAGAAGGGAAGCAGTTAGATTCTGACCCTGCTGAAGAATTGTGCCAACAAGTTAATCTTGCCAGGTTCGTGTCAGAATCTATTGGGAAGGGTATAGCGAGGGCAGAGGTGGAGGCTGAGATGGAGGCACAGCTTGAAGTCAAGAATTTTGAGATCGCTCGATTGCTGGACCGGCTCCATTACTATGAGGCAGTGAATCATGAAATGTCCCAGAGGAATCAAGAAGCTGTAG ATTTGGCACGGCGCGAAAGGTTGAGAAGGAAAAGGAGGCAGAGATGGATCTGGGGTTCAGTTGCCACTGCAATCACACTTGGCACTGCAGTCTTAGCTTGGTCTTACCTTCCATCAGGAAAAGATTTGCCATCCAGCAACAATTCGAAGGCCGAGCATGACGATGTAACAGATTGA